A genomic segment from Sorangium aterium encodes:
- a CDS encoding cyclase family protein, whose amino-acid sequence MQEARGAGVIDLSAARVVDLTRPITPEMPLFPGDEPYASETLSTIEEDAYCSNRFSMAEHAGTHVDAPAHFTAGAATVEQIAPEQLVGAAAVVDVTAAVAASPDHRVTVDDLRSWEARHGALGARHIVLIRTGWGARWSDPVKYRNQDAQGVMHFPGVSVEASRYLRGRGVRCIGIDTLSTDPGQSETFEQHRAFLGAGGYHIENLANLEQLPEAGAVVVVAPLPLAGGSGAPARVLALVPTCGGPAG is encoded by the coding sequence ATGCAGGAGGCGCGCGGAGCTGGCGTGATCGATCTCTCCGCGGCGCGGGTGGTCGATCTGACGCGCCCGATCACCCCGGAGATGCCGCTGTTTCCCGGCGACGAGCCCTATGCCTCGGAGACGCTGAGCACCATCGAGGAGGACGCGTATTGCTCCAATCGGTTCTCGATGGCCGAGCACGCGGGCACGCACGTGGACGCGCCGGCGCACTTCACGGCCGGGGCGGCGACCGTCGAGCAGATCGCCCCCGAGCAGCTCGTGGGGGCGGCGGCGGTCGTGGACGTGACGGCGGCTGTTGCGGCGAGCCCGGACCACCGGGTCACGGTGGATGATCTCCGGAGCTGGGAGGCGCGGCACGGCGCGCTCGGCGCGAGGCATATCGTGCTGATCCGGACGGGCTGGGGGGCTCGCTGGTCCGATCCGGTGAAGTACCGGAACCAGGACGCCCAGGGCGTCATGCACTTTCCCGGGGTGTCCGTGGAGGCGAGCCGCTACCTGCGCGGGCGCGGCGTGCGCTGCATCGGTATCGATACGCTGTCGACCGACCCGGGGCAGAGCGAGACATTCGAACAGCACAGGGCATTCCTTGGCGCGGGCGGCTATCACATCGAGAACCTGGCCAATCTGGAGCAGCTCCCGGAGGCCGGGGCCGTCGTGGTGGTCGCGCCGCTGCCGCTCGCGGGCGGCAGCGGCGCGCCGGCCCGGGTGCTGGCGCTGGTGCCGACCTGCGGCGGCCCGGCGGGATAG
- a CDS encoding serine/threonine-protein kinase, translating into MKFEKDVLLAGKFRLERELSHGGMGSIWVAQHVQLGTLVAIKFMRDSFSRLPVLRARFEREARAAAQLKSPHIVQVHDFGFEEEDEVPYLVMELLQGEDLSKRLQRCGRLSLPETLHIIVQAGKALRSVHEAGFVHRDLKPANFFLARVDGEDGEIVKLLDFGIAKDVSAVLAADISATGEVMGSPNYMSPEQFYGERDVDARSDLWSLGVILFKMLTGQLPFPGDAIGRVVTKVILGTVPSARELAPDLPSGIDAFFARALARDRDERFQNVREMINELARVAGAPPFFSVMGDTSLGAGWTWRGSGGEPGLADPGTPAVAQLTTMPIQRRSDPNEVRASTPNPQSLPGTLTGAINLTAPHTARAAIARVAGRVALGTTIAVVGIGLFVATLKGASTDRDRATTQASAAASAPALGAPAGLAAVPAVASAPEARAAATPAVVPAPLPLDPVAGAGAPNAASPAPAQASPVPSGPSGAAARSAAPARPTSPTTARTAAAPAPRKTVTGPRKKSGGSRPDWGL; encoded by the coding sequence ATGAAGTTCGAGAAAGACGTCCTTCTGGCCGGCAAATTCCGCCTGGAGCGAGAGCTATCCCACGGCGGGATGGGCTCGATCTGGGTGGCGCAGCACGTACAGCTCGGCACGCTCGTCGCGATCAAGTTCATGCGCGACTCGTTTTCGCGGCTGCCGGTGCTCCGGGCGCGCTTCGAGCGGGAGGCGCGCGCCGCCGCGCAGCTCAAGAGTCCCCATATCGTGCAGGTCCACGACTTCGGCTTCGAGGAGGAGGACGAGGTGCCCTACCTCGTCATGGAGCTCCTGCAAGGCGAGGATCTCAGCAAGCGCCTCCAGCGGTGCGGGCGCCTCTCGCTCCCGGAGACGCTGCACATCATCGTCCAGGCCGGGAAGGCGCTCCGCAGCGTCCATGAAGCGGGGTTCGTGCACCGCGACCTCAAGCCCGCCAACTTCTTCCTGGCGCGCGTCGACGGCGAGGATGGCGAGATCGTGAAGCTGCTCGACTTCGGGATCGCGAAGGACGTCTCGGCGGTGCTCGCGGCCGACATCTCGGCGACGGGCGAGGTGATGGGCTCGCCGAATTACATGAGCCCGGAGCAGTTCTATGGCGAACGGGACGTGGACGCGCGCAGCGATCTCTGGTCGCTCGGGGTCATCCTGTTCAAGATGCTCACGGGGCAGCTGCCGTTCCCGGGCGACGCGATCGGGCGCGTGGTCACGAAGGTGATCCTCGGCACGGTGCCGTCGGCGCGCGAGCTCGCCCCCGATCTGCCCAGCGGCATCGACGCGTTCTTCGCGCGGGCGCTGGCGCGCGATCGGGACGAGCGGTTCCAGAACGTGCGCGAGATGATCAACGAGCTCGCGCGCGTCGCGGGCGCGCCGCCGTTCTTTTCGGTCATGGGGGACACCTCGCTGGGCGCGGGGTGGACATGGCGTGGCTCCGGCGGGGAGCCCGGGCTCGCCGACCCCGGCACGCCGGCGGTGGCGCAGCTGACGACGATGCCCATCCAGCGGCGGTCGGATCCGAACGAGGTCCGCGCCTCGACGCCGAACCCGCAATCGTTGCCGGGCACCTTGACCGGCGCGATCAACCTGACGGCGCCGCACACGGCGCGCGCCGCCATCGCGCGGGTCGCGGGGCGGGTCGCCCTCGGGACGACGATCGCCGTCGTGGGGATCGGCCTGTTCGTCGCCACGCTCAAGGGCGCATCGACCGACAGGGACCGGGCCACGACCCAGGCGTCCGCGGCCGCATCCGCGCCCGCGCTCGGCGCGCCGGCCGGGCTCGCCGCGGTCCCCGCCGTCGCGAGCGCTCCCGAGGCGCGCGCCGCGGCGACTCCTGCGGTGGTGCCGGCCCCGCTGCCGCTCGACCCTGTCGCGGGCGCGGGCGCGCCGAACGCCGCCTCCCCGGCGCCGGCACAGGCATCGCCCGTCCCCTCCGGCCCCTCTGGCGCGGCGGCGCGGAGCGCCGCGCCGGCGCGCCCCACGTCCCCGACCACCGCTCGGACCGCGGCGGCACCGGCGCCGCGCAAGACAGTAACGGGGCCTCGCAAGAAGTCCGGCGGAAGCAGGCCGGACTGGGGGCTCTAG
- a CDS encoding tetratricopeptide repeat protein produces the protein MRFRAAVMGVLLLVTLAGAEASAQAPPPSAKARQAAVTYANQGWTAYRARRYREALQAFRRAEATVHAPTFLIMVARSCHKLGRLTEARSVYQVIVDEQLPADASQAFREAQAEARTELEALSSRIPTVEITVTGAGSGGAQVALGGLDVPQATPVARDPGSHTLAVGAPGRRGLTKEIVLKEGMRARVEVDLAAGKVRIESDRAGRGAGGEPQPLGPGQGAADGGAQEGGEPLGPGQGAADGSAQEGGDAADGRPSPRSSAVVFTGLAATAAGTGLGVAFVVLSNGKASSQQRLLEPASCTDPARCPGLDLRAYNDLGHAKADLANAAVWSFLAAGAAGLGTAAYVLLTGRPDARDATATGLSVSPMPGGLVISKRW, from the coding sequence ATGCGCTTCCGAGCGGCGGTGATGGGTGTGCTGCTCCTGGTCACGCTCGCCGGCGCGGAGGCGTCGGCGCAGGCGCCTCCCCCGTCGGCGAAGGCGCGACAGGCGGCCGTCACGTACGCCAACCAGGGGTGGACGGCCTACCGAGCGCGCCGGTACCGGGAAGCGCTCCAGGCCTTCCGCCGAGCCGAGGCCACGGTGCATGCGCCGACCTTCCTGATCATGGTCGCGCGCTCCTGCCACAAGCTCGGCCGCCTGACCGAGGCGCGCTCGGTCTACCAGGTCATCGTCGACGAGCAGCTCCCGGCCGACGCGTCGCAGGCGTTCCGGGAGGCCCAGGCCGAGGCGAGGACGGAGCTCGAGGCCCTCTCGTCGCGCATCCCCACCGTGGAGATCACCGTGACGGGCGCGGGCTCGGGGGGCGCGCAGGTGGCGCTCGGCGGGCTGGACGTGCCACAGGCGACGCCCGTCGCGCGCGATCCGGGCAGCCACACGCTGGCTGTGGGGGCGCCTGGACGGCGCGGGCTGACGAAGGAGATCGTCCTCAAGGAGGGCATGAGGGCCAGGGTCGAGGTCGATCTCGCGGCCGGAAAGGTGCGGATCGAGAGCGACAGGGCCGGGCGCGGCGCGGGCGGCGAGCCGCAGCCGCTCGGCCCCGGGCAGGGTGCTGCCGACGGCGGCGCCCAGGAGGGCGGCGAGCCGCTCGGCCCTGGGCAGGGTGCGGCCGACGGCAGCGCCCAGGAGGGCGGCGACGCGGCGGATGGACGCCCGAGCCCACGCAGCTCCGCGGTCGTGTTCACGGGGCTCGCCGCGACCGCCGCGGGGACGGGGCTCGGCGTCGCGTTCGTGGTCCTCTCGAACGGGAAGGCGAGCTCGCAGCAGCGCCTCCTGGAGCCGGCCTCCTGCACGGACCCTGCGCGCTGCCCTGGGCTCGACCTGCGCGCGTACAACGACCTGGGACACGCCAAGGCAGACCTCGCGAACGCGGCGGTCTGGAGCTTCCTGGCCGCGGGCGCGGCGGGGCTCGGCACGGCGGCGTACGTCCTCCTGACGGGGCGGCCCGACGCGCGGGACGCGACGGCGACCGGCCTGTCGGTGAGCCCCATGCCGGGCGGGCTCGTGATCAGCAAGCGCTGGTGA
- a CDS encoding PAS domain-containing protein encodes MQIRQGSGGTMEIDRQSDERIKAENARLRARVEELERRLSAGAAPREAQRELADSVPYRALFDAVTVPLVIHRADGLLVAINRADCARWRINPEQIIGKYNALEDPQAVKTGHAEAIRRALAGEVVTLPPVPYDIEPGELYKDRRRLWTEPSYVAFEDASGNRFVAVVSIDVTARVESEAQRRRGAALLEAFIQNAPMLMFARDSEGRHTLLNPPVEELLGKPREELMGKTQHDLFPAEIADRSAAQDRAAMASSEPITSEDEMDLADGRHVFMSTRFALRDEEGRVSGCGAIAVDITERVQAEARTRQLQEKMLIVQQETIRAISTPLLPIADGVLVAPLVGELTRERGAQFTETLLDGISRQHARITILDVTGVPQAGPEVTDALIRAARSARLLGAEVVLTGIRPSVAQAFVALGADLGGIVTRGTLERGVTYALSAHEGARAPARTRNGRGAH; translated from the coding sequence TTGCAGATCAGGCAGGGCTCAGGGGGAACGATGGAGATCGACCGGCAGAGCGACGAGCGAATCAAGGCAGAGAACGCGCGGCTCCGGGCTCGCGTGGAGGAGCTGGAGCGAAGGCTCAGCGCAGGCGCGGCGCCGCGGGAAGCGCAGCGCGAGCTCGCGGACAGCGTGCCTTACCGCGCGCTCTTCGATGCCGTGACCGTACCGCTGGTGATCCATCGCGCGGACGGGCTCCTCGTGGCGATCAACCGGGCCGACTGCGCGCGGTGGCGCATCAATCCCGAGCAGATCATCGGCAAGTACAACGCTCTGGAGGATCCGCAGGCGGTGAAGACGGGCCACGCCGAGGCCATCCGCCGGGCGCTCGCCGGGGAGGTGGTCACGCTGCCCCCGGTCCCCTACGACATCGAGCCGGGTGAGCTCTACAAGGATCGGCGTCGGCTCTGGACCGAGCCGAGCTACGTTGCGTTCGAGGACGCGAGCGGGAACCGCTTCGTGGCGGTGGTGAGCATCGACGTCACCGCGCGCGTGGAGTCCGAGGCGCAGAGGCGCCGGGGCGCCGCGCTGCTGGAGGCCTTCATTCAGAACGCGCCGATGCTCATGTTCGCGCGGGACAGCGAGGGCCGCCACACGCTGCTGAACCCGCCGGTCGAAGAGCTCCTCGGCAAGCCCCGCGAGGAGCTGATGGGGAAGACCCAGCACGACCTGTTCCCCGCGGAGATCGCCGACCGGTCCGCGGCGCAGGACCGGGCGGCGATGGCGTCGTCCGAGCCCATCACCTCCGAGGACGAGATGGATCTGGCCGACGGTAGGCACGTGTTCATGAGCACCAGGTTCGCGCTCCGCGACGAGGAGGGCAGGGTCTCCGGATGCGGGGCGATCGCGGTGGACATCACCGAGCGGGTGCAGGCCGAGGCGAGGACCCGGCAGCTGCAGGAGAAGATGCTGATCGTGCAGCAGGAGACGATACGGGCCATCTCCACGCCGCTGTTGCCCATCGCGGACGGGGTGCTGGTGGCGCCGCTGGTCGGCGAGCTGACCCGCGAGCGGGGCGCGCAGTTCACCGAGACGCTGCTGGACGGGATCTCCCGCCAGCACGCCCGGATCACCATCCTCGACGTCACGGGGGTGCCGCAGGCGGGGCCGGAGGTGACAGACGCGCTGATCCGGGCGGCGCGGAGCGCGCGGCTGCTCGGGGCCGAGGTGGTGCTCACCGGGATCAGGCCGAGCGTGGCGCAGGCGTTCGTGGCGCTGGGGGCCGATCTGGGGGGGATCGTGACGCGGGGGACGCTGGAGCGCGGGGTGACCTATGCGCTCTCCGCCCACGAGGGTGCGCGGGCGCCGGCGCGAACCCGGAACGGGCGCGGCGCGCATTAG
- a CDS encoding DUF4349 domain-containing protein has product MSLSAVLLSAVALMSSCAREDRSKSAPPEPAAAVDRREQGPSSAAAPLTGRAMRITVETAILVDAFEPAMQRLRTAVEEHGGYVSEARVHGGPHRSASLEARVPSAKVGAFRAAVASVGEVVDDAEKAEDVTEQRADIGARLRNARAQEKRLLDLLSDRTGSLADVVAVEKQLGSVRETIEQIEAQERLLEGQIAYATVKMSITARGEEQTLGAGGKIARAAGEGIENAGVVAVKTAVLAASIAPTLLLLAAFFGALYYALRAIVRRQRRTAASFRPPFQAGPMHAYPSGAPPAQGAQPYPSAAPPAQGAQLSPESTSPPPAQGPRGDGEIGPG; this is encoded by the coding sequence ATGAGCCTGTCTGCCGTGCTGCTCTCGGCTGTGGCGCTGATGAGCTCCTGCGCCAGAGAGGACCGTTCCAAGTCGGCCCCGCCTGAGCCGGCCGCGGCGGTCGATCGGCGAGAGCAGGGGCCATCGTCAGCGGCGGCGCCGCTCACCGGGCGCGCGATGCGGATCACCGTCGAGACCGCGATCCTGGTGGACGCCTTCGAGCCGGCGATGCAGCGGCTGCGAACCGCGGTCGAGGAGCACGGCGGCTACGTGAGCGAGGCCCGGGTGCACGGCGGCCCGCACCGGAGCGCGTCGCTCGAGGCGCGGGTCCCCTCGGCGAAGGTCGGCGCGTTCCGGGCCGCGGTGGCGTCGGTCGGCGAGGTGGTCGACGACGCGGAGAAGGCCGAGGACGTGACCGAGCAGCGCGCGGACATCGGCGCGCGGCTGCGGAACGCCCGCGCCCAGGAGAAGCGGCTGCTCGACCTGCTCTCCGACAGGACGGGGAGCCTCGCGGACGTGGTAGCCGTCGAGAAGCAGCTCGGGAGCGTGCGTGAGACGATCGAGCAGATCGAGGCGCAGGAGCGATTGCTGGAGGGGCAGATCGCCTATGCGACCGTGAAGATGTCGATCACGGCGCGCGGCGAGGAGCAGACCCTGGGCGCCGGCGGCAAGATCGCCCGCGCGGCCGGCGAGGGAATCGAGAACGCCGGGGTCGTCGCCGTGAAAACAGCGGTCCTCGCCGCGTCGATCGCCCCCACCTTGCTGCTCCTGGCGGCGTTCTTCGGGGCGCTCTACTACGCCCTCCGCGCCATCGTCCGGCGGCAGCGGCGCACGGCAGCCAGCTTCCGTCCGCCCTTCCAGGCGGGCCCCATGCACGCTTACCCGAGCGGCGCGCCGCCGGCGCAGGGTGCGCAGCCTTACCCGAGCGCCGCGCCGCCGGCCCAGGGCGCGCAGCTTTCGCCGGAATCGACCTCGCCTCCTCCGGCGCAGGGCCCGCGCGGCGACGGCGAGATCGGCCCCGGGTGA
- a CDS encoding NAD(P)/FAD-dependent oxidoreductase — protein sequence MSTREEDTPGYDAIIVGGGPAGLSAALILGRCRRRVLVCDSGKYRNHAARKMHGFLSRDGIAPSELRRIAREQLEPYGVEIREAAVTDVRRAARRFDVTLEGGERLRCRKLLLATGLVDRLPELPGLPAMYGKSVHHCPYCDGWEARDQAIGVYGQGSTGVSLAVNMKTWSDDVVLFTDGPASLSGSDADRLARHRIGVREERIARLEGSDGMLERVVLEDGSAVERRSLFLKAKQEQRSDLAERLRCTVTEERGVETVAEHEETTREGVFVAGDASKEVLLAIVAAAEGAAAAFGINCALQEEELA from the coding sequence ATGTCGACACGCGAAGAGGACACCCCGGGGTACGACGCGATCATCGTCGGCGGAGGGCCGGCCGGCCTCAGCGCGGCGCTCATCCTGGGGCGCTGCCGGAGGCGCGTCCTCGTGTGCGACTCGGGGAAGTACCGCAACCACGCGGCGCGCAAGATGCACGGCTTCCTGTCGCGCGACGGGATCGCGCCGTCCGAGCTCCGGCGGATAGCGCGCGAGCAGCTGGAGCCCTACGGCGTCGAGATCCGCGAGGCGGCCGTCACCGACGTCCGCCGCGCAGCGAGGCGCTTCGATGTGACGCTGGAAGGAGGCGAGCGCCTGCGCTGCCGCAAGCTGCTGCTCGCCACCGGGCTCGTCGACCGGCTGCCGGAGCTCCCGGGGCTCCCCGCGATGTACGGCAAGAGCGTGCACCACTGTCCCTACTGCGATGGATGGGAGGCGCGGGATCAGGCGATCGGCGTCTACGGACAGGGCAGCACCGGGGTCTCGCTCGCCGTGAACATGAAGACGTGGAGCGATGATGTGGTCCTGTTCACGGACGGGCCAGCATCCCTGTCGGGATCGGACGCGGATCGGCTCGCGCGCCACCGGATCGGCGTGCGCGAGGAGCGGATCGCCCGGCTCGAGGGCAGCGACGGGATGCTGGAGCGCGTGGTGCTCGAGGACGGCAGCGCGGTGGAGCGCCGCTCGCTCTTCCTCAAGGCGAAGCAGGAGCAGCGGTCGGATCTGGCCGAGCGGCTCCGCTGCACGGTCACGGAGGAGCGGGGCGTCGAGACGGTCGCCGAGCACGAGGAGACGACCCGCGAAGGGGTGTTCGTCGCCGGGGACGCCTCGAAGGAGGTGCTGCTCGCCATCGTGGCCGCCGCCGAGGGGGCCGCCGCGGCGTTCGGGATCAACTGCGCGCTGCAAGAAGAGGAGCTCGCGTAG
- a CDS encoding RNA polymerase sigma factor yields the protein MGAESRGNVIVDLRLVAARVARGDDAAFRQIVEHTRAPMYRLAARLVGDLAEAEDALQEAFVDAYRALREGRYDGRSKVETWLYRIVTNACLDALRRRRDTPREAPAEPRFDGLVSAEARVALRELDALLAALPPQERAALVLVAVEGLPAKEAAAALGCSEGAVEQRLVRARAALRARQIEEEAPHV from the coding sequence ATGGGCGCAGAATCGCGGGGGAACGTGATCGTCGACCTCAGGCTCGTCGCAGCGCGCGTCGCCAGGGGCGATGATGCGGCCTTCCGGCAGATCGTCGAGCACACGCGCGCGCCGATGTACCGCCTGGCCGCGCGCCTGGTCGGCGACCTCGCGGAGGCCGAGGACGCGCTGCAGGAGGCGTTCGTCGACGCCTACCGCGCCCTGCGCGAGGGGCGCTACGACGGGAGATCGAAGGTGGAGACCTGGCTGTACCGCATCGTGACGAACGCCTGCCTCGACGCCCTCCGGCGCCGCCGCGACACCCCGCGCGAGGCGCCCGCCGAGCCGCGCTTCGACGGCCTCGTCTCCGCCGAGGCGCGCGTCGCGCTGCGCGAGCTCGACGCCCTGCTCGCCGCGCTCCCGCCCCAGGAGCGCGCCGCGCTCGTCCTCGTCGCCGTCGAGGGCCTGCCCGCGAAGGAGGCCGCGGCGGCGCTCGGCTGCTCCGAGGGCGCCGTCGAACAACGCCTGGTGCGCGCCCGCGCCGCGCTCCGCGCCCGGCAGATCGAGGAGGAGGCGCCGCATGTCTGA
- a CDS encoding Spy/CpxP family protein refolding chaperone has product MTQSRWWRLGSVLPLVGALVGAAGCTAETGQGNTSPSDEAAEAALAQGPPGAGGPREGFGGHRGGPRGPEHLLRAALHELDLSDAQKATIEGALEGLRDGAKEGPKGGAVFSALAEGVRAGKIDRAAIEAKLPDAGRAGEEHRARVAGALSTLHATLTKEQRRQLVDVIAAKMDERGERGPRGGKQGGEHHRGPRGDRGGMGGPGMRGGPLGHLLAGLDLRDEQRAQIDKALEGARPSDADRDGRKEDHAARRAEMRARLETFAADRFDANAFLPQPPAGEKMGPRAHLDRMVGALAAIVPILDEAQRNALAERIEKGPFAGRPEHGPGHGMRGPGHGPGHGMRGPGPGGPGMRGPERR; this is encoded by the coding sequence ATGACGCAGTCTCGTTGGTGGAGGCTTGGTTCGGTATTGCCGCTCGTCGGCGCGCTCGTCGGCGCGGCCGGTTGCACGGCGGAGACGGGGCAGGGCAACACGTCCCCGAGCGACGAGGCCGCCGAGGCGGCGCTCGCCCAGGGCCCGCCCGGGGCGGGCGGTCCCCGGGAGGGCTTCGGCGGCCATCGCGGCGGCCCGCGCGGCCCCGAGCACCTCCTGCGCGCGGCGCTCCACGAGCTCGACCTCTCGGACGCGCAGAAAGCAACGATCGAGGGCGCCCTCGAGGGGCTGCGCGACGGCGCGAAGGAGGGCCCGAAGGGCGGGGCCGTCTTCTCGGCGCTCGCCGAGGGCGTGCGCGCGGGCAAGATCGATCGGGCGGCGATCGAGGCGAAGCTCCCCGACGCCGGCCGCGCGGGCGAGGAGCACCGCGCGCGCGTCGCCGGGGCGCTGAGCACCCTGCACGCCACGCTCACGAAGGAGCAGCGCCGGCAGCTCGTCGACGTGATCGCCGCGAAGATGGACGAGCGAGGAGAGCGCGGCCCGCGCGGCGGCAAGCAGGGCGGCGAGCACCACCGCGGCCCGCGCGGCGATCGCGGCGGCATGGGCGGCCCCGGCATGCGCGGCGGTCCGCTGGGCCATCTCCTCGCCGGCCTCGACCTGCGCGACGAGCAGCGCGCGCAGATCGACAAGGCCCTCGAGGGCGCGCGCCCGAGCGACGCCGACCGGGACGGGCGGAAGGAAGATCACGCGGCGAGGCGCGCCGAGATGCGGGCGCGGCTCGAGACGTTTGCCGCGGATCGCTTCGACGCGAACGCGTTCCTGCCGCAGCCGCCGGCGGGCGAGAAGATGGGCCCGCGGGCGCACCTGGACCGCATGGTCGGCGCGCTGGCCGCGATCGTCCCGATCCTCGACGAGGCGCAGCGCAACGCCCTCGCCGAACGCATCGAGAAGGGGCCGTTTGCGGGCAGGCCCGAGCACGGCCCCGGGCACGGCATGCGCGGCCCCGGGCACGGCCCCGGGCACGGCATGCGCGGCCCCGGGCCGGGCGGGCCCGGCATGCGCGGCCCCGAGCGCCGCTGA
- a CDS encoding GreA/GreB family elongation factor: MPPAIDKRALLAALRDQLARELERSTERARDAASAATHEENRAEGDKDMRATEASYVARGHSERVLQLEQALARLGALTVRDFGPGAGIESSALVELESGKRRALYFLLPAAGGERIQFQGVELQTLATTSPLGQSLLGLSEGDEAEVATPQGTRTHLIASVR, encoded by the coding sequence ATGCCACCGGCCATCGACAAGCGCGCATTGCTCGCGGCCCTGAGGGACCAGCTCGCCCGTGAGCTCGAGCGCTCCACCGAGCGGGCGCGCGACGCCGCCAGCGCCGCGACGCACGAGGAGAACCGCGCCGAGGGCGACAAGGACATGCGCGCCACCGAGGCGTCTTACGTGGCGCGAGGTCACAGCGAGCGCGTGCTCCAGCTCGAGCAGGCGCTCGCCAGGCTGGGCGCCCTCACGGTGCGCGACTTCGGCCCCGGCGCAGGCATCGAGAGCTCGGCGCTCGTGGAGCTGGAGAGCGGAAAGCGGCGCGCGCTCTACTTCCTCCTGCCGGCCGCGGGCGGCGAGCGCATCCAGTTCCAGGGGGTCGAGCTGCAGACCCTCGCCACGACGAGCCCCCTCGGCCAGTCCCTGCTGGGCCTGTCGGAGGGCGACGAGGCCGAGGTCGCCACACCGCAGGGCACGCGCACCCACCTGATCGCCAGCGTGCGGTAA